The DNA region GGGTCGCCGCCACGGTCTTCCGAAGTGCCCCGAGGACCTTCGAGCTCATCGCGTTCTCCTGACTTGAGTTGCACGGCATGGGACACGGGACCCCGTCAGCGCCTACTCCCGGCGCCCGAGCGCACGGGGATCGCGGTGGCACCGACGGGGTCCCGCCGGGTGGAGCGAGCGCGGTTCTGGTCGTGCTCGTAGCCCCACCCATCGGACCGGGCGGATCGGCAGTCCCGAGGATCTGCCACTGTCACGCCCGGTGGTAGATCCACACAGACGACGCCCCCCGGCGCCCAATCGCCTGCATGGATCCGTTGCTCGACATCACTCTCGGTCGCGGCCATCGAGGCATGGCGAGCCGTCACGGCCCGACACATGTCGCCTCGACTGCTCGTCGAGGCCGTCACTGCCTCATTGCCCCACATGGACGCTCCCGAGATCGGTCCGGATCAGACCCTTTCGATACCTGTTACGTACTTCCGTGCGTTGACGTTGCAGTTACATCGGAAATATGAGAAAAGTCCCGCAAACCCGCCACTGGGACGCGTTTGCGGGACTTTGCCCGGGATCGCTCAGCGCACCTCGGTCGTCGAGCTCAGCTCGTCGACGACACCCTCGTCGCCGGCGTCGACCGAGTAGTCCGACGCCACCGTGGCGTCCTCACCGTCGGACACCTTGAGCGCCCTCAGGATCGGAGTCAGCACGACAACCACGACGATGTTGAGCAGGAACGCGGTGAGCGCGATGTAGATCGGGGTCTCCGTGCCCGGGAACGGCGCCAGCGGGCCGCCGAAGTGCTCCTGCGTGGGCGAGGAGACGCCGTAGGCGACGTACGTCCCGTACGCCATCCCGACCGCCCAGCCGGCCAGGACCGCCCAGCGGTGGAACCACCGGGTGTAGAGCCCGACGACGATCGCCGGCAGCGTCTGCAGGATCCAGACGCCCCCGAGCAGCTGCAGGTTGATGGCGTACGACTTCGACAGCGCCAGCACGAAGAGCAGCGCCCCGAACTTCACGATCAGGGACACGATCTTGGCCTGCTTGGCCTCGTCCTGCGGGGTCGCGTCGGGCCTGAGGTAGGCCTTGTAGATGTTGCGCGTCCACAGGTTCGCCGCCGCGATCGACATGATCGCCGCCGGCACCAGGGCACCGATGATGATCGCGGCGTACGCGACGCCGGCGAACCACGCCGGGAACTGGTCCTCGAAGAGCTGCGGGATCGCCAGCTGCGGGTTCGGCGGGTCACCGACCATGACGCCGGCGGCGAGGGCGACGAACCCGAGCAGCGCCAGGAGCCCCAGCAGGAACGAGTACGCCGGCAGCAGCGAGGCGTTGCGACGGATCACGTTGCGGCTGCGCGTGGAGAGGACGCCGGTGATCGAGTGCGGATACATGAACAGCGCCAGCGCGGAGCCGAGGGCGAGCGAGGCGTAGGCCCACTGGCCGGCGGCCTGCGACGGGAAGAGCGCCTTCGGTGCCGCCTCGCCGGCGGCGATCGCGTCGGCGTTCTCGGTGTTGAAGGTGTCGAAGCTGCCCTGCACCGTCTCGAAGATGTTGCCCCAGCCACCGAGCTGCGACGGGATGTAGATGATGGCCACGATGATCACGATGTAGATCAGCGAGTCCTTCACGAACGCGATCAGCGCCGGCGCCCGCAACCCGGAGGAGTACGTGTAGGCGGCCAGCACCGCGAACGCGATGAAGAGCGGCAGGTCACGGATGAACCAGTTCGACGAGTCGCTCTGCAGGCCCATCACCTCGAGCACGACCTCCATGCCGACCAGCTGCAGGGCGATGTAGGGCATCGTGGCGAGCAGGCCGGTCAGCGCGACCGCGAGACCGAGGGACTTGGACCCGTAGCGGCCGGTGACGAAGTCGGCCGGGGTGACGTACCCGTGCTTGTGCGAGACCGACCACAGCTTCGGCAGGAACGCGAAGATGATCGGGTAGACGAGGATCGTGTAGGGCACGGCGAAGAAGCCGACGGCGGCGCCGGCGAACAGCGTCGCGGGGACCGCGATGAAGGTGTAGGCCGTGTAGAGGTCGCCGCCGATGAGGAACCAGGCCACGAACGTACCGAACCCACGGCCACCGAGGCCCCACTCGTCGAGGTTGTCCATCGACTTCGCGCGGCGCCAGCGCGCGGCGGAGAAGCCGAGGATCGTGACCAGCAGGAAGAGGAAGGCGAAGACCGAGACCGCTACGGCGCTCACTGGCCGCCCTCCTTCCACGGGCGCCCGGCGGCGGCACGGTCACGCCGGAACGCGGCCTTGGCGACGAAGTAGGCGACGGTCGTGAACAGGACCGAGCAGGGGATGAGGACGAGCTGGAACCAGAAGTAGAACGGGAATCCGGCGAACGTCGGGTCCTCCTTCGCGTACAGCGGCACCGCGAGTGACGGGGCTGCTGCCGCGACCAGGAGGACCCCGACGAGGATCCACGAGCCCTTGGACGAGGACGGCATGGGTCACCTCCGAGATCTGTCGAAGTGGGTTGGGGCGATCTGTGACCTTGGTCACATTCACCTGCGGTGTCCAGCCCCACCCGATCAGCACGACGACGAACGGTCGATCTGCCGCGACGAGCGGTCGAATCGCCTGCCGCGCGACGCCTTCAGGGCTAGCCTGCAAGGTGATCTCCCCCTCGGCACAGGAGCGCCCATGAGCACTGAAGTCCCCAGGATCGACCGGCGCCGCCTGCTCGGCGCTGCCGTGGCCGGCGCCGCGGCGACTCCGCTCCTCACCGGATCGGCCGGATCGGCCGGCTCGGCGAGCGCGGCGGAGGCGGCGGACGCGGCAGCCGATCCGCTCGGGCGCGGCGAGGCCGTCCGGCCGGGCGCCGACCGGGCCGCTGCCGACGGCTGGGCGGTGCTGTCCGGCGAGCGGGTCGGCATCATCACCAACCCCACCGGCGTCCTGCGCAACCTGCGCAACATCGTCGACGAGATGCACGAGTCGGGGGCCGTGAGCATCGCCGGAGTGTTCGGACCGGAGCACGGCTTCCGCGGCACGGCCCAGGCGGGCGGCTCGGAGGGGACGTTCGTCGACGAGCGCACCGGGCTGACGGTCTACGACGCCTACGGCGCGAACGTGGCGAAGATGAGGGAGCTGTTCACCGCGGCCGACGTCGAGACGGTCGTCTTCGACATCCAGGACGTCGGCTCCCGGTTCTACACCTACATCTGGACGATGTGGACGGCGATGCAGGCGGCCGTCGCGACCGGCAAGCGCTTCGTGGTCCTCGACCGCCCCAACCCCGTGGGCGGGACCGCCCGTGGACCGATGATGACGGCGGCGTACACCTCGGGCGTCGGCGCCCGCGAGATCGTCCAGCAGCACGGGATGTCGGTCGGCGAGCTGGCTCGGTTCTTCGACGGCGAGTTCCTCGAGGAGCACGCCGGCGGGCGCCTGGACCAGCTCGACATCGTGCAGGTCTCCGGGTGGCGACGGATGATGCTGTACGCCGACACCGGCCTCGACTTCGTCCTGCCGAGCCCCAACATGCCGACGCCGGACACGGCGCTCGCCTACCCCGGCACCTGCATGTTCGAGGGCACCAACCTCTCCGAGGGACGCGGCACGACCAAGCCGTTCGAGCTGGTCGGGGCGCCCTTCGTCGACCACCGCTGGGCCGCGGCGCTGGAGGAGGCGAACCTGCCCGGTGTGACGTTCCGGGAGGCCTACTTCAACCCCTCGGTCAACAAGTTCGCCGGCCAGGTCTGCGGAGGCGTGCAGGTCACGATCCAGGACCGCGACCGGTTCGATCCCGTCCGTACCGGGGTCGAGATGCTGGTCACCGCGAAGGCGCTCTATCCCGAGTTCGCCTGGCGCCAGGACTCGTGGGACACCGCCCGTCCGTTCTGGATCGACAAGCTCACCGGATCGACGAGACTGCGTACGCAGATCGACGCCGGCGCCACCGGCGACGAGGTCGAGACGGCCTGGCGCGAGGAGCTGGCCGCCTTCGACGCGACCCGCCGCCAGTACCTGCTCTACCGCTAGCCCGCCGACCCGGCGCATCAGTCCCGCGCAGGCGGGACAGTTGCGCCGACTCGGCGGGTCTTTCCGGGACAGTAGCGCCGGGTCAGCGGAGGGCGGCGGTGGCGGCCGCGAGCGCGGTGACGCGGTCCCAGTCGCCGGAGGCGAGCGCGTCGGCGGGGGTGAGCCAGGAGCCGCCGACGCAGCCGACGTTGCGGAGGCCGAGGTAGCTGGGCGCCGTCGCGAGCGAGATGCCGCCGGTGGGGCAGAAGCGTGCGTCGGGGAGCACCGAGGGCAGCGAGCCCAGGAACTTGGCGCCGCCCGAGGCCTCGGCCGGGAAGAACTTCATCGCGGTGTGGCCGGTCTCGAGGACCGCGAGGGCCTCGGAGACGGTGGCGGTGCCGGGCAGGAACGGCAGACCGGTGTCGCGCATCGCGCCGAGCAGGGTCGGGGTCGCTCCCGGCGAGACGAGGAACTGGGCCCCGGCCGCGGCGGCCTCCTTGGCGAGCAGCGGCGTGGTCACGGTGCCGGCGCCGATCAGGACCTCCGGCACCTCGGCCGCGATGGCCCGGATGGCGTCCAGCGCCACCGGCGTACGCAGCGTCAGCTCGACCACGGGCACGCCACCCTCGGCGAGGGCGCGAGCCACCGGCACCGCCTGGTCGACGGCGTCGACGACGACGACCGGGATCACCGGGGAGAGGTCGAGCAGGTCGGTGGACTTCAGGTCAGACATGGACGGGGCTCTCCTGGGACGATGCGGCGCTCTGCTGGATGGGAGCGAAGGGGAAAACGGAGGCGCCGGTGTCGGCAGAGCCGACGGTGGCACGGAAGGCAGCGAAGAGCTCACGGCCGGTGCCGCGCCACTCCGCGTCGAGCGGCGCGCGGCCGGTGGTCGGCCGGTGCGCGAACTCGTCGGGGTCGACCCCGATGCTCAGGGTGCCGGCGACGGCGTCGACGGTGATCAGGTCGCCGTCCTGCACGCGGGCGAGCGGTCCGCCGAGCGCGGCCTCGGGCGTGAGGTGGATGGCGGCGGGCACCTTGCCGGAAGCGCCGGACATCCGGCCGTCGGTGACGATGGCGACGTGCTGACCGCGGTCCTGCATCACGCCGAGCGCCGGGGTGAGCTTGTGCAGCTCGGGCATGCCGTTGGCCGCGGGGCCCTGGTAGCGGATCACCGCGACGAAGTCGCGACCGTCGAGGCGCTTCTCGGAGAAGGCGGTGAGGAAGTCGGCCTGGTCGTCGAAGACCACCGCCGGGGCGGAGACCACCCGGTGCTCGGGCGCCACCGCGGAGGTCTTGATGACAGCGGTGCCGAGGTCGCCGGTCAGGACCCGCAGGCCGCCGTCGGGGGAGAACGGGTCGTCGGCCGGGCGCAGCACGTCGAGGTCGCCGGAAGTGGGCGCACCCTCGACCAGCTCGATCTCACCGTCGCGGGTGAGCCGGGACTCCTGGGTGTAGGCCGACAGCCCCGGGCCGAGGATCGTGGTGACGTCCTCGTGAAGCAGCCCGGCCTCGAGCAGGGTGCGGATCAGGAAGCTCACGCCACCCGCGGCGTGGAAGTGGTTCACGTCGGCGGAGCCGTTGGGGTACATCCGGGTGAGCAGCGGCACGACCGGCGACAGGTCGGAGAGGTCGCCCCAGGTCAGCTGGATCCCGGCGGCGCGGGCGATCGCGACCAGGTGCATGGTGTGGTTGGTCGAGCCACCCGAGGCGAGCAGCGCGACGCAGGCGTTGATGATCGACTTCTCGTCGATCATCTCGCCGATGCCGGGACCACCCGTGAGCGCCAGCTCGGTGGCGCGCTCGGCGGCGGCGCGGTTGAGCGCGGCGCGCAGGAGAGTGTCCGGCGAGGCGAACGAGGAGCCCGGCAGGTGCAGGCCGAGCACCTCCATCAGCAGCTGGTTGGAGTTGGCGGTGCCGTAGAAGGTGCAGGTGCCGCGGGAGTGATAGCTGGCGGCCTCGGCCTCGAGCAGCTCCTCGCGGGTGGCCTCGCCGGCTGCGTACCGCTGGCGGACGCGGGCCTTCTCCTTGTTGGGGAGGCCGGAGGACATCGGGCCGGCCGGGACGAAGACGGTCGGCAGGTGGCCGAACGAGAGGGCGCCGATCAGCAGCCCCGGCACGATCTTGTCGCACACGCCCAGCATCAGCGCCGCGTCGAACATGTCGTGCGAGAGGGCGATCCCGGCCGACATCGCGATCACGTCGCGGGAGAAGAGGGAGACCTGCATGCCGTCGCGGCCCTGGGTGATGCCGTCGCACATGGCGGGTACGCCGCCCGCGACCTGCGCCAGCCCGCCGGCCCGCATGACCGCGGCCTTGAGGAGCGGCGGGTAGGTCTCGTAGGGCGCGTGCGCCGAGAGCATGTCGTTGTAGGAGGTCACGATCGCGACGTTGGGCTTGGCCGCGGGGGTGATCACCTTGAGCTCGGCCTTCGTCGGCGCGGTGGAGGCCGCGAAACCGTGGGCCAGGTTGCTGCACGCGAGCCGGCCGCGGGCGGGCCCGGCAACACGGGCTGCCGCGATGCGGGCCAGGTAGTCGGCCCGGGTGGCGGCGGAGCGCTCGATGAGGCGCGCGGTCACGTCGGCGACGGTGGGGGAAACGGCAGTCACGGGTCCTCCAAAGACAGTGTGCTTTGGCACACAATGACATGATCTTTGGATCGATACAAGTAAATCTTTGGTACGACGAAGACATAAGTAGCGTACGCTCACCTCATGCCCGAGATGACAACCGCCGCCGACGTACTCGATCTGGTGCGCTCCGGACGCGCCGTGACCCGCAGCGATCTGCAGAAGACGACCGGCCTGTCGCGTACGGCCGTGGTCTCCCGGGTCTCGGCCCTCGTCGACGCCGGGCTGATCCTCACCGGCGAGGAGCTCGCCTCCACCGGTGGCCGGCCGCCGGGATCGCTCACCTTCAACGCCGACGCCGGCGTCGTCCTGGCCGTCGCGATCGGGCGCTCCCGCAGCCAGCTCGCCGTCTTCGACCTCGACGGCCGAGAGCTCGCCGGCGACACCCGTGACCACGAGGTCGGCATCGCGGCCGACGACCTGATGCCCGACGTGACCGACCGGCTGGAGCGGCTCCTCGAGGGCATCGCCCCGCCGGTCCTGGGCGTCGGGATGAGCCTGCCGGGTGTCGTCGACCCCGTCCGCCTGGTCTCGGTCGACTCACCGGTGATGCGGGGCTGGGACGGCGTCGCGCTCGCCCCCTACTTCGAGCGGCTCACCGACGGGCCGTTGGTGCTCGTCAACGACACCGACGCACTGGCCACGGCCGAGCTCTTCGGGAGCGGGCTGCACCCGCGTGACGCGCTCGTCGTGAAGGCGTCGACCGGCCTCGGTCTGGCCGTCATCGCCGACGGCAAGGTGCTGCGCGGCCACGCCGGCGCCGTCGGCGAGATCGGGCACACCCGGGTCGAGTCCGCCGGCGAGCGCCCCTGCCGCTGCGGCGCGACCGGCTGCCTCGAGACCGTCGCCGCGGGCTGGGCGCTGACCCAGGGGCTGGTCGACTCCGGCGTCTCCGCCGGCCACATCCGCGACCTCGTCGCCGCCGCACTGGCCGGCGACGCCATCGCCCGGGGTCTGCTGCGCGAGGCCGGCCGCCAGCTCGGCGAGGTGCTGGCGATCGCGATCAACCTGCTCAACCCCGAGGTCGTGGTCATCGGCGGCGACATGGCCGCCGCGTTCGACCTGTTCACCGCGGGGGTACGCGAGACCGTCTACTCGCGCTCCACCGCCCTGGCCACCCGCGACCTGACCTTCGTGCCCTCCACCCACGCCGACTCGACCGGCATGGTCGGTTGCGCAGCGGTGGCGATCAACCACCTGCTCTCCCCCGAGCGCCTCGACGCCCACCTGGGCGCCGGCACCAGGTAGCCCTGGCCGGGTCGACCAAAGGTCAGGGCGTCGCGACCGTGAAGGCGGCCTCGACCTCGGCGTAGACGGTGATGTCGTCGGGGTCGAAGGCCAGGTCGGGGGCCGCCGACCCAGCGTCCGCGAACTTGGCGGCGGCCGGCATGGCCATGGCCGCCGACTCGTACGCCACCTCGCGGCTGACCCCGACGTCGTTGATGCTCCGGACCGCGACCGGGCCGAGGTCGAGGGCATCGGCGTAGTCCTGCGCACGCACCTTGGCCTGGCGCACCGCCTCCTGACGTACGTCCCGCTCGACCTTCAGCCGACTGTCCTTGGTGAGCCGCCAGGAGACCTCGTGGACCTGGAGGCCTTCGTCACCGGCCGAACCGCCGACCCAGGTCGCCAGGGCCGTGAAGTCGACGAACTCGACCGCGAGACCCACGGACGCACGGTGCACGAGCGGCAGCCGCTTGCCGTCCTGGTTCCAGGGCCGCTCGGCCGAGGTGCGCACCCGCTGGACCAGGAACCGCTCGACCGCGCCCTCCTGCTCGAGCCGCTCGAGCTCCATACGCACGCCGTGCAGCCCGCGCTGCAGCCGCTCCATCACCGGCTCGGGCGAGGCGCCCTCGAACCGGATCTCGGCCGAGACCACCCCACGCTCCGGAGCCACCTCGACACTGTGTGACCCACGCACCTTGATCAGGATCTCGCTCATGCCAGGAAACGTACGCCGTCAGGACCTATCCTCACCAGCGTGAATGAAACGAGCCGCCTGCGCCAGATGACAGGACGCGACCCGTACGAGGAGCATCGGGCCGCGACACCCTTGGAGCTGCTCTTCGATCTCACCTTCGTCGTGGCCTTCGGGGTGAGCGGCAACGAGCTGGCCCATCAGCTCGCGGAAGGCCACGTGGCGGCCGGGATCGTCGCGTTCTGCTTCGCGTCGTTCGCGATCTGCTGGGCGTGGATCAACTACTCCTGGATGGCCTCGGCCTACGACACCGACGACTGGGCGTTCCGGCTGCTCACGATGGTGCAGATGGTCGGCGTGATCATCATGGCGCTCGGCCTGCCGGAGATGTTCGAGAGCGTCTACGAGGGCGAGCGGCTCCACAACGAGATCCTCATCGCCGGGTACGTCGTGATGCGGGTCGCCCTCTGCGGCCAGTGGATGCGCGCCTGGCGCCAGGATCCCGCCCGGCGCGGCGCGCACCGGGTCTACCTGATCACGATCCTCACGGCTCAGGTGCTCTGGTGCGTCATCGCCGTCCTGCCGCTCGACGTGGCGACCGCCTTCGCCGCGGCAGCGGTGCCACTGGTCATCGAGCTGGTCGGCCCGTTCATCGCCGAGCGCCACTTCGGCGGCACGCCCTGGCACGCCCACCACATCGCCGAGCGCTACGGCCTGCTGACGATCATCACGCTGGGCGAGGGCGTGATCGGCACCGTCGCGGTGCTGTCGGTGATCGTCCACGACCCGGAGATCGGCTGGACCCTCGAAGCGATCCTCCTGCTCGCGGCCGGGATCGGCCTGACCTTCGGCCAGTGGTGGACCTACTTCATGATCCCCTGGGCCGAGGTGCTCCACCGCCGCCGCGACCGCTCGTTCCTGTGGGGCTACGGACACATCCTGATCTTCGCCTCGATCGCGGCCACCGGCGCCGGCCTCCACGTCGCCGCCTACCTGATGCAGGGCGAGTCCACGCTGGGTGAGGTCGGCACGGTCGCGTCGGTGACCATCCCGGTCGCGGCGTACGCCCTGCTCCTCTACGTCCTCTACAACTCGTTCCTGCACGTGATCGACCCGTTCCACATCCTCCTTGTCGCGCTCACCGGTGTCGTGCTGGTCGCGAGCGTGGTGATGGCGGCCGCAGGAGTGCCGGTGTCGTGGTGCCTCATCGTCGTCGCGCTGGCGCCCGTGGTGACCATCGTCGGCTACGAAGCCGTCGGGCACCGCCACCTGGCCGCCCACCTCGAGGCACTCTGACCCGGCCTGCGGATACCTGATGTGTGGGGATGCCGGTGGGCCAGCTGCTGTCCACAGGTTCCCCACGCTCCGGAGCGTGGGGAACCTACCTGCGGGTGGGGACCTCTCCCCACGGGTGGGTCATCAGGCCTTCGGCTCGGGGCCGGGGTCGCCGTCCTCCGTCTCCTCGGCATCGTCGATCTGCTCGGCGGTGACTGCCCCTTCACCAGGAACGGTCTCGTCGTCGCCGGCCGCGAGGAGGCCGTAGAGCTTGCGGCGGGTGTCGGCGAGGATGTCGGCCGCGGCCTGGCGCTGGGCGTCGGTGCCGGAGGTGGCGAGCTGCCAGACGGCGGGGAGCACCTGGGCGAGCTCGCCGCCGAGGATGCCGAAGCCGGCGAGGTCGCCAACGCCCTGTCCGCGGCCACCACGGCCACCGGCCCGGGCGTTGTCGACGGCCTTGTCGAACGGCTTCCACACCGCGGCCAGCTCGTCCTTGTGCTCGGCGGCGTAGGTCTTGCCGGCCTCGGTCAGCCGGATCGCGCGGCGGCCGTGCTCGTCGTCGGACTCCACGAGGCCCTCGTCCTCGAGCTGCTGGATGGTCGGGTAGACCGAGCCGGGGCTCGGCCGCCACTCACCCGAGCTGCGCTCGGAGATCTGCTGGATCACCTGGTAGCCGTTGATGACCTGGCCCTGCTCGGCCGCTTCGGCCATCACGTAGATGATCGCGGACCGTACGTCACCACGACGGACCCGGGGACCGGGCCGCTGCGGGGGCTGGTTGTCGAAGCCGAGCAGTGCCGCGATCCACGGTGGCGGACCGGCCGGTCCGCGACCGCGACCGTGGTGGCCGCCCTGCCAACCTGGGCCGCCGGGGCCGCCCCATCCGGGACCGCCCCAACCGGGACCACCCTGCCAGCCATGGGAGCGGCGCGGGCCGCCCTTGCCGAACTCTCGACCCATCTGGTCGATCCACTCACCCCAAGGGTTGTTGCTGTAGCTCATCAGTTTCTCTCTCATTCGGAAGACCGGATCGCGTTCCTTCGCGATATATCGTGATCGTACGCCGCTCACGATGCCCGTTCAAGCCAAATGAAGGGAGCCCCCGAAGATCCGGGGGCTCCCTGAGTCAGACCCTGAGGGTCGTCGCTCCGATCAGACGCCAGGCGTCGGCGGCGGAGTCGGGGTCTGCGCGGTCGGCGCGGCCGCACGCGAGGCAGCACTCTCGGCCTGGAGCCGCTCCAGCTGCCGGGCGGCAGCGTCGCGACCACCGAGGCCGAAGGCGAGCGCCGCGGCAGCGGCACCACCGACGACCACGGCACCGAAGCCGAGGTTGATGATCGAGTCGGCCAGACCCATGAACTTCAGCCCGATCGCGACGAACAGCACGATCGTGGCGTACTTCAGGATCTGCGAGGCCGACCCGGGCACCAGCTTGGCGATGACACCGGCGATCACGACACCGGCGGCGATGATCGCGCCACCGAAGATGACCTTGCCACCCAGCTCGAGCACCTCGCTGATGAACGCGGTGATCTGCGGGAACTCCAGCATCTGCGCCGCCATCACGGCGAAGAAGAGCACGATGCCGATCTGGATCACCTTGGTGATCGCCGGAGTCGCGCTCTGGCCGGCGGGCAGCACGTCCATCGAACGGAGCGCGTTGTCGAAGCCGAGCCCGTCGATGATCTGGCCCAGGATGTCGGCGGCGAAGCGGGCGATGAGCACCCCGATGCCGAGCAGGATCGCAGCGGCGATGAGCTTCGGGATCGCCGCCAGGATCATGTTGAGCATGCCCTCGGCAGGCTCCGAGATCGAGCTGATCCCGAGGATCTGCAGAGCGGCGATGGCCACCACGATCATGATGATGGCGTAGAGCACGAGACCAATGACCTTGACGATCTGCGCAGCAGTGCCCGCGGGCACAGCCGGTGCGTCGTACGGGTCGGCGGTGTCGTCGACACCCACCGTCGAGTCAACGCGGCCGGAGAGCTTGCTGCCACTGCCGATCCACTTGTCGAACGGGACCGCACCGAGCGCGGTCTCGACGAGCTGGCGGACGACCTTGGCGACGAGCGCGCCGACAATGAAGACGAAGACCGCGCCGATGAGGTTGGGCAGGAAGCCCAGCACCCCGTCGAGCAGGCCCTGGATCGGCGTCAGCACGTTGCTGAGCTCGAACAGGTCCAGCAGCGCGATCAGGCCGAAGAGCCACACCAGCAAGCCGGCTACAGAGCCGAGGCTCTTGCCG from Nocardioides luteus includes:
- a CDS encoding exo-beta-N-acetylmuramidase NamZ family protein, encoding MSTEVPRIDRRRLLGAAVAGAAATPLLTGSAGSAGSASAAEAADAAADPLGRGEAVRPGADRAAADGWAVLSGERVGIITNPTGVLRNLRNIVDEMHESGAVSIAGVFGPEHGFRGTAQAGGSEGTFVDERTGLTVYDAYGANVAKMRELFTAADVETVVFDIQDVGSRFYTYIWTMWTAMQAAVATGKRFVVLDRPNPVGGTARGPMMTAAYTSGVGAREIVQQHGMSVGELARFFDGEFLEEHAGGRLDQLDIVQVSGWRRMMLYADTGLDFVLPSPNMPTPDTALAYPGTCMFEGTNLSEGRGTTKPFELVGAPFVDHRWAAALEEANLPGVTFREAYFNPSVNKFAGQVCGGVQVTIQDRDRFDPVRTGVEMLVTAKALYPEFAWRQDSWDTARPFWIDKLTGSTRLRTQIDAGATGDEVETAWREELAAFDATRRQYLLYR
- the mctP gene encoding monocarboxylate uptake permease MctP; protein product: MSAVAVSVFAFLFLLVTILGFSAARWRRAKSMDNLDEWGLGGRGFGTFVAWFLIGGDLYTAYTFIAVPATLFAGAAVGFFAVPYTILVYPIIFAFLPKLWSVSHKHGYVTPADFVTGRYGSKSLGLAVALTGLLATMPYIALQLVGMEVVLEVMGLQSDSSNWFIRDLPLFIAFAVLAAYTYSSGLRAPALIAFVKDSLIYIVIIVAIIYIPSQLGGWGNIFETVQGSFDTFNTENADAIAAGEAAPKALFPSQAAGQWAYASLALGSALALFMYPHSITGVLSTRSRNVIRRNASLLPAYSFLLGLLALLGFVALAAGVMVGDPPNPQLAIPQLFEDQFPAWFAGVAYAAIIIGALVPAAIMSIAAANLWTRNIYKAYLRPDATPQDEAKQAKIVSLIVKFGALLFVLALSKSYAINLQLLGGVWILQTLPAIVVGLYTRWFHRWAVLAGWAVGMAYGTYVAYGVSSPTQEHFGGPLAPFPGTETPIYIALTAFLLNIVVVVVLTPILRALKVSDGEDATVASDYSVDAGDEGVVDELSSTTEVR
- a CDS encoding ROK family transcriptional regulator produces the protein MPEMTTAADVLDLVRSGRAVTRSDLQKTTGLSRTAVVSRVSALVDAGLILTGEELASTGGRPPGSLTFNADAGVVLAVAIGRSRSQLAVFDLDGRELAGDTRDHEVGIAADDLMPDVTDRLERLLEGIAPPVLGVGMSLPGVVDPVRLVSVDSPVMRGWDGVALAPYFERLTDGPLVLVNDTDALATAELFGSGLHPRDALVVKASTGLGLAVIADGKVLRGHAGAVGEIGHTRVESAGERPCRCGATGCLETVAAGWALTQGLVDSGVSAGHIRDLVAAALAGDAIARGLLREAGRQLGEVLAIAINLLNPEVVVIGGDMAAAFDLFTAGVRETVYSRSTALATRDLTFVPSTHADSTGMVGCAAVAINHLLSPERLDAHLGAGTR
- a CDS encoding DUF3311 domain-containing protein, translating into MPSSSKGSWILVGVLLVAAAAPSLAVPLYAKEDPTFAGFPFYFWFQLVLIPCSVLFTTVAYFVAKAAFRRDRAAAGRPWKEGGQ
- the edd gene encoding phosphogluconate dehydratase, yielding MTAVSPTVADVTARLIERSAATRADYLARIAAARVAGPARGRLACSNLAHGFAASTAPTKAELKVITPAAKPNVAIVTSYNDMLSAHAPYETYPPLLKAAVMRAGGLAQVAGGVPAMCDGITQGRDGMQVSLFSRDVIAMSAGIALSHDMFDAALMLGVCDKIVPGLLIGALSFGHLPTVFVPAGPMSSGLPNKEKARVRQRYAAGEATREELLEAEAASYHSRGTCTFYGTANSNQLLMEVLGLHLPGSSFASPDTLLRAALNRAAAERATELALTGGPGIGEMIDEKSIINACVALLASGGSTNHTMHLVAIARAAGIQLTWGDLSDLSPVVPLLTRMYPNGSADVNHFHAAGGVSFLIRTLLEAGLLHEDVTTILGPGLSAYTQESRLTRDGEIELVEGAPTSGDLDVLRPADDPFSPDGGLRVLTGDLGTAVIKTSAVAPEHRVVSAPAVVFDDQADFLTAFSEKRLDGRDFVAVIRYQGPAANGMPELHKLTPALGVMQDRGQHVAIVTDGRMSGASGKVPAAIHLTPEAALGGPLARVQDGDLITVDAVAGTLSIGVDPDEFAHRPTTGRAPLDAEWRGTGRELFAAFRATVGSADTGASVFPFAPIQQSAASSQESPVHV
- a CDS encoding SIMPL domain-containing protein; amino-acid sequence: MSEILIKVRGSHSVEVAPERGVVSAEIRFEGASPEPVMERLQRGLHGVRMELERLEQEGAVERFLVQRVRTSAERPWNQDGKRLPLVHRASVGLAVEFVDFTALATWVGGSAGDEGLQVHEVSWRLTKDSRLKVERDVRQEAVRQAKVRAQDYADALDLGPVAVRSINDVGVSREVAYESAAMAMPAAAKFADAGSAAPDLAFDPDDITVYAEVEAAFTVATP
- the eda gene encoding bifunctional 4-hydroxy-2-oxoglutarate aldolase/2-dehydro-3-deoxy-phosphogluconate aldolase; translation: MSDLKSTDLLDLSPVIPVVVVDAVDQAVPVARALAEGGVPVVELTLRTPVALDAIRAIAAEVPEVLIGAGTVTTPLLAKEAAAAGAQFLVSPGATPTLLGAMRDTGLPFLPGTATVSEALAVLETGHTAMKFFPAEASGGAKFLGSLPSVLPDARFCPTGGISLATAPSYLGLRNVGCVGGSWLTPADALASGDWDRVTALAAATAALR
- a CDS encoding low temperature requirement protein A, whose amino-acid sequence is MNETSRLRQMTGRDPYEEHRAATPLELLFDLTFVVAFGVSGNELAHQLAEGHVAAGIVAFCFASFAICWAWINYSWMASAYDTDDWAFRLLTMVQMVGVIIMALGLPEMFESVYEGERLHNEILIAGYVVMRVALCGQWMRAWRQDPARRGAHRVYLITILTAQVLWCVIAVLPLDVATAFAAAAVPLVIELVGPFIAERHFGGTPWHAHHIAERYGLLTIITLGEGVIGTVAVLSVIVHDPEIGWTLEAILLLAAGIGLTFGQWWTYFMIPWAEVLHRRRDRSFLWGYGHILIFASIAATGAGLHVAAYLMQGESTLGEVGTVASVTIPVAAYALLLYVLYNSFLHVIDPFHILLVALTGVVLVASVVMAAAGVPVSWCLIVVALAPVVTIVGYEAVGHRHLAAHLEAL
- a CDS encoding PadR family transcriptional regulator → MSYSNNPWGEWIDQMGREFGKGGPRRSHGWQGGPGWGGPGWGGPGGPGWQGGHHGRGRGPAGPPPWIAALLGFDNQPPQRPGPRVRRGDVRSAIIYVMAEAAEQGQVINGYQVIQQISERSSGEWRPSPGSVYPTIQQLEDEGLVESDDEHGRRAIRLTEAGKTYAAEHKDELAAVWKPFDKAVDNARAGGRGGRGQGVGDLAGFGILGGELAQVLPAVWQLATSGTDAQRQAAADILADTRRKLYGLLAAGDDETVPGEGAVTAEQIDDAEETEDGDPGPEPKA